In the Telopea speciosissima isolate NSW1024214 ecotype Mountain lineage chromosome 2, Tspe_v1, whole genome shotgun sequence genome, one interval contains:
- the LOC122651188 gene encoding uncharacterized protein LOC122651188 yields the protein MAKNQTKRQKKVSASLDLINFDENIFYNIFKKLEADTLYNLRVFCKQWYNLILDPHFANSNLPYAEPGILTQTHAHKGYSLRLIKMKEGKVKVEKLNLYFEEPIRASCNGLVLMKDLPEPGDLSVGNLLTRKGTKLPLETCNLPLHNVFGFTHIKETGEYKIVCQMFDDNIGSIVYKILTLGSNEWRQVKGPQLASNKHEPLSINSCVYSLIIDDEIEEEFLFSIDTADETSHKMALPLFRRPTFICPVDCNLMDLGGEISLVAGFVYNGYAEVWVLYNDQEFFIEKEWTMLHRIYFRVERFGRQDVLQFVVPIGSLCNGKLILFVHADNPFGSCYVADMEMKHVVKMLPNVKANRYHCISHLNSLISCQSL from the coding sequence ATGGCCAAGAATCAGACGAAAAGACAGAAAAAGGTATCTGCCTCTCTTGATCTTATAAATTTTGATGAGAATATCTTCTACAACATCTTCAAGAAGCTTGAAGCTGATACTTTATACAATTTAAGGGTGTTCTGCAAGCAATGGTATAATTTGATATTAGATCCTCATTTTGCTAATTCCAATCTCCCTTACGCGGAACCTGGTATCTTGACCCAAACCCATGCCCACAAGGGTTATTCACTACGTCTTATAAAGATGAAAGAAGGAAAGGTGAAGGTAGAGAAATTGAATTTGTATTTTGAGGAGCCAATACGTGCTTCATGCAATGGACTTGTCTTGATGAAAGATCTCCCGGAACCTGGAGATTTATCAGTAGGGAACCTTCTCACCAGAAAAGGTACAAAATTGCCTTTGGAAACTTGCAATTTACCTCTTCACAATGTTTTTGGGTTCACACATATTAAGGAAACAGGTGAATACAAGATCGTGTGCCAAATGTTTGATGACAATATTGGTTCTATTGTGTACAAGATACTCACTCTTGGTTCTAATGAATGGAGACAAGTGAAGGGGCCTCAATTGGCTTCGAATAAGCATGAACCCTTATCCATTAACAGTTGTGTGTATTCACTAATCATTGATgatgagattgaagaagaattcTTGTTTTCCATAGACACTGCTGATGAAACTTCTCACAAGATGGCACTTCCATTATTTCGACGCCCAACTTTTATATGTCCTGTAGATTGTAACCTAATGGATCTCGGAGGAGAAATATCACTTGTGGCAGGGTTTGTGTATAATGGTTATGCTGAAGTGTGGGTTCTGTACAATGACCAGGAATTCTTTATTGAGAAAGAATGGACTATGCTACACCGCATCTACTTTCGAGTTGAAAGATTCGGTCGTCAAGATGTCCTACAATTTGTTGTGCCAATTGGTAGCCTTTGCAATGGTAAACTAATATTGTTCGTTCACGCAGATAATCCATTTGGTTCCTGTTATGTAGCTGATATGGAAATGAAGCATGTGGTAAAGATGTTACCAAATGTCAAGGCCAACAGATATCATTGTATATCGCACTTGAACAGCCTCATTTCATGCCAATCTTTGTAG
- the LOC122651189 gene encoding endoglucanase 11-like codes for MGRKQLGVLGIPKHLQQCYLLFFFIFIIFPTVRAFDYADALAKSLLYFESQRSGRLPYDQRVTWRYHSGLTDGLEQGVDLVGGYYDAGDHVKFGLPMAFTMTMLSWSVIEYSNQIAALGEEYKHALKAIKWGTDYLIKTHTSPNVLWAEVGDGDTDHYCWQRSEDMTTPRRAYKIDKKNPGSELAGETAAAMAAASIVLRKSNPHYSQLLLHHARQVFEFGDKYRGKYDNSIEVAKSFYPSVSGYKDELLWGALWLFKATGNEDYLKYIIQNAQSFGGTTWAIAEFSWDIKYAGVQIIASMLMVEAETKEQTTVLEQYRSKAEHYLCACLNKTHKLNVDRTPGGLLYVRQWNNMQYVSTSTFLLTVYSDYLQSSNQKLYCQRGVVEPQEMLLFAKSQVDYILGSNPMGISYLVGFGSRYPQRVHHRDSSIVSYRKNKEFIGCTQGYHNWYGRKEANPNVLVGALVGGPDFHDHFMDKRGDYRQSEACIYNTAPLVGIFGKLHHLEKTYLVTSQ; via the exons ATGGGGAGAAAACAACTTGGAGTTCTTGGAATTCCAAAACATCTACAACAATGTTACCTActattcttcttcatcttcatcatcttccccACTGTTCGAGCTTTCGATTACGCCGATGCTTTAGCCAAGAGTCTACTCTACTTCGAATCTCAACGATCAGGTCGATTACCATATGATCAAAGAGTCACTTGGCGATACCATTCCGGTCTCACTGACGGTCTAGAACAAGGA GTAGACCTGGTTGGAGGAtattatgatgcaggtgatcACGTCAAGTTTGGCCTTCCAATGGCTTTCACTATGACAATGCTATCATGGAGTGTCATTGAATATAGCAACCAGATTGCGGCGCTCGGCGAAGAGTATAAGCATGCATTGAAAGCAATCAAATGGGGAACAGATTATTTGATTAAGACACACACTAGCCCTAATGTCTTATGGGCCGAG GTGGGTGATGGAGACACAGATCACTACTGTTGGCAACGTTCGGAGGACATGACGACACCGAGACGAGCTTACAAGATCGATAAGAAGAATCCAGGTTCGGAACTGGCAGGTGAGACAGCGGCAGCCATGGCCGCGGCATCAATCGTGTTAAGGAAATCAAATCCTCATTACTCGCAGCTACTCTTACATCACGCAAGACAG GTGTTTGAGTTTGGAGACAAGTACAGAGGAAAGTACGACAACAGTATTGAAGTGGCTAAGAGCTTCTATCCATCAGTAAGTGGTTATAAAGATGAGTTGTTATGGGGAGCTCTGTGGCTTTTTAAGGCCACTGGCAATGAGGATTACTTGAAATACATTATCCAAAATGCTCAGAGCTTTGGTGGGACTACTTGGGCAATTGCTGAGTTCAGCTGGGATATAAAGTATGCAGGTGTTCAAATAATTGCTTCAATG TTGATGGTGGAAGCAGAAACCAAAGAGCAAACAACTGTACTTGAACAGTATAGATCGAAAGCTGAACATTATCTATGTGCATGTCTTAACAAAACCCACAAACTTAATGTTGATCGAACACCAGGAGGTTTGTTATACGTCCGTCAATGGAACAATATGCAGTACGTATCCACATCAACATTCCTTCTCACTGTTTACTCAGATTACTTACAAAGCTCAAATCAGAAATTATATTGCCAAAGAGGAGTAGTGGAACCCCAAGAAATGCTCTTATTTGCCAAATCTCAGGTGGATTATATATTGGGTTCCAATCCAATGGGAATAAGCTACCTAGTAGGGTTTGGATCAAGGTATCCACAGAGAGTACACCATAGAGATTCATCAATTGTATCTTATAGAAAGAACAAAGAGTTTATAGGTTGCACACAAGGGTATCATAATTGGTATGGAAGGAAAGAAGCAAACCCTAATGTTCTAGTGGGAGCCTTAGTTGGTGGTCCTGATTTTCATGATCATTTCATGGACAAACGTGGTGATTACAGACAGTCTGAGGCTTGCATCTACAATACTGCTCCATTGGTTGGAATTTTCGGAAAACTACATCACTTAGAGAAAACTTATCTTGTAACCAGTCAATGA